From the genome of Eucalyptus grandis isolate ANBG69807.140 chromosome 2, ASM1654582v1, whole genome shotgun sequence, one region includes:
- the LOC104452766 gene encoding uncharacterized protein LOC104452766 → MEGLLMNWHAEMAEQAALVVQHVEQCLFSDSLEIRDYLKAIKHLSSMQLGFKDVEMFLFRPEVNVLLNLVGLHYGMHWLEVPAEHVMEALQNSRISQHQVSVKWWKLGRLFYGFRMRDESHSRSVSQQDLALPQENEVLRMLH, encoded by the exons ATGGAGGGACTTTTAATGAATTGGCATGCCGAGATGGCCGAGCAAGCTGCGTTGGTTGTTCAGCACGTCGAGCAATGTCTGTTTTCCGATTCGCTCGAGATCAGGGACTACCTAAAAGCGATCAAGCACTTGAGCTCTATGCAACTTGGATTCAAGGACGTCGAAATGTTTCTGTTCAGGCCGGAAGTGAATGTGCTGCTGAACTTGGTCGGCTTGCATTACGGCATGCACTGGCTTGAAGTGCCA GCTGAGCATGTCATGGAAGCGCTTCAGAATAGCAGGATCTCACAACATCAAGTGAGTGTCAAATGGTGGAAGCTCGGCAGATTATTCTATGGCTTCCGAATGCGAGACGAGTCTCATTCTCGTTCAGTTTCCCAGCAAGATctagcattgcctcaggaaaaTGAGGTCCTCAGAATGCTTCATTGA
- the LOC104455044 gene encoding putative receptor-like protein kinase At3g47110, whose translation MPPSFGNLSSLHVFATSSNDLDGTIPETLGWLRNLKVLVLNMNKFVNMIPISIFNISTLTILSAGENQLEGGLLIDLGFTLPNLQRIGLFDNHLIGPIPESISNISNLGQIQLKSNNFIGKVPSFSKMRGLYWFSISSNNFGSGQYANLDFLCSLTNSTNLEYFNVESNAFRGPIPGCIGNLSISLSRFGLGYNYISGTLPSRIGNLINMELLQIVGNNISGKIPPEIGNLIKLKYLDLGSNNFSGQILEFIGNLRMLTKLYLDSNNFQGSIPSSLGNCHNLLLLDLSTNDLNGNIPPKIVGLSSLSIYLNLSQNSLTGSLPGEVGNLRNLNELSLNGNKLSQQIPRSIGSCTSMERLYVQDNFFEGPLPSTMSSMRGLQVLNVSKNRLSGQIPEYLASLNLMNLSLSYNDFEGALPTGGIFRSAISTSIVGNKKLCGGLLDFQLPKCDYEESKQRRISGTAKVLISVVSALVGVACILFLLYFFWFRHNKKVSTSSSSEDGFLHVSYHSLLKATGGFSSTNLLGVGNIGSVYRGLLDQTQLIVAVKILDLTCHGASNSFVAKCEVLRRIRHRNLVKVLTVCSGFDFKGNDFKALVYEFMPNGSLDEWLHPIASQYTERSKLSLLERVNISIDVACALDYLHHHYEMPIVHCDLKPSNILLDDEKTRHLGDFGLARFLPEAMHKLLANQSSSVKVKGSFGYIAPEYGMGSVVSTQGDVYSFGVLILEMFIGKRPTNDMFENGLDLHHFAKATLTDRVEKAIDPVLLQEIEELNKTQRVTPKGKNKSWSNIQDCLASIIKIGVACSSKSPRERMDIGDTLTKLQGIKKKFLNFIVIA comes from the exons ATGCCCCCGTCATTCGGAAACCTCTCCTCTCTTCACGTCTTCGCAACATCTTCAAATGATCTTGACGGTACGATTCCAGAGACTCTTGGTTGGCTTAGAAATCTGAAAGTGCTCGTTCTCAACATGAATAAGTTTGTCAATATGATTCCTATCTCAATCTTTAATATATCCACTCTGACAATTCTTTCTGCGGGTGAAAACCAATTAGAGGGGGGCTTACTCATTGACTTAGGCTTCACTCTTCCGAATCTCCAAAGAATTGGTTTGTTTGACAATCACCTCATCGGACCCATTCCTGAGTCAATATCCAACATATCTAATCTCGGTCAAATCCAACTCAAGTCGAACAACTTTATTGGAAAAGTTCCTTCTTTCTCAAAGATGAGAGGACTCTATTGGTTTAGCATCAGCAGTAACAACTTTGGAAGTGGGCAATATGCTAATCTTGACTTCTTGTGCTCTTTAACCAATTCTACAAACTTGGAGTATTTTAATGTAGAGAGCAATGCTTTTAGAGGACCAATCCCAGGCTGTATCGGTaacctctctatctctctttcaaGATTTGGGTTAGGTTACAATTACATTTCTGGAACCTTACCTTCTAGAATCGGAAATCTCATCAATATGGAGCTCCTACAGATAGTAGGCAACAACATCTCGGGAAAAATTCCTCCTGAGATCGGAAATCTGATCAAACTGAAGTATTTGGATCTCGGTTCAAATAATTTCTCAGGGCAGATACTAGAATTCATCGGGAATTTAAGGATGTTAACCAAATTGTACTTGGACAGCAATAATTTCCAAGGCTCGATACCATCATCTCTAGGAAATTGCCATAATCTACTTCTCTTGGACCTTTCAACCAATGACCTCAACGGTAATATTCCCCCAAAAATTGTGGGCCTCTCATCTTTGTCGATTTATCTCAACTTGTCACAAAATAGTCTTACTGGCTCCCTTCCCGGAGAAGTTGGAAATTTGCGAAATCTCAATGAATTAAGTCTTAATGGGAACAAATTATCTCAACAAATCCCACGCAGTATCGGTAGTTGTACATCCATGGAGCGCCTATATGTACAGGATAACTTTTTTGAAGGGCCCCTACCATCAACTATGAGTTCCATGAGAGGCCTTCAAGTTTTGAACGTTTCGAAAAACCGATTGTCGGGCCAAATCCCGGAATATCTAGCATCACTAAATCTAATGAATTTGAGCCTATCCTACAACGATTTTGAGGGTGCATTGCCTACAGGAGGAATTTTCAGAAGCGCCATTTCAACTTCAATTGTTGGAAACAAGAAGCTTTGTGGGGGTTTGCTAGATTTTCAACTACCGAAATGCGACTATGAAGAGTCAAAACAAAGGAGAATAAGTGGAACTGCTAAAGTTTTGATATCCGTAGTCTCTGCTCTTGTAGGAGTAGCCTGCATATTGTTTCTGTTATACTTCTTCTGGTTTAGACACAATAAGAAAGTGTCTACTTCAAGCTCTTCTGAAGATGGGTTTTTGCATGTTTCTTATCACAGTCTACTAAAAGCGACAGGTGGATTCTCTTCCACCAATTTGCTTGGCGTGGGCAATATTGGGTCCGTGTATAGAGGACTTCTTGATCAAACTCAGTTGATTGTGGCCGTCAAGATTCTCGACCTTACATGTCATGGAGCTTCCAATAGCTTTGTAGCAAAGTGCGAGGTCTTGAGAAGAATCCGACACCGTAATCTTGTGAAGGTGCTCACCGTGTGTTCTGGGTTTGATTTTAAAGGAAATGATTTCAAGGCACTGGTCTATGAATTCATGCCAAATGGAAGCTTGGATGAGTGGTTGCACCCAATTGCATCACAATATACAGAGAGAAGCAAGTTGAGTCTACTTGAGAGAGTGAACATTTCCATTGATGTTGCTTGTGCACTAGATTATCTCCATCATCACTATGAAATGCCAATAGttcattgtgatctaaagccaAGCAATATCCTTCTTGACGATGAAAAGACTAGACATTTGGGCGATTTCGGGCTTGCTAGGTTCCTCCCAGAAGCAATGCATAAGTTACTGGCCAATCAATCAAGCTCTGTCAAAGTCAAAGGATCTTTCGGCTACATAGCTCCAG AGTATGGCATGGGAAGTGTGGTATCCACACAAGGagatgtgtatagctttgggGTCCTCATTTTGGAGATGTTCATAGGCAAGAGGCCAACCAATGACATGTTTGAAAATGGGTTGGACCTTCATCACTTTGCAAAGGCAACTTTGACGGACCGAGTGGAGAAGGCAATTGATCCCGTTctgcttcaagaaattgaggaattgAATAAGACACAAAGAGTCACTCCGAAGGGCAAGAACAAAAGCTGGAGCAACATTCAGGACTGTTTGGCTTCAATTATCAAAATAGGAGTCGCTTGCTCTTCCAAGTCTCCAAGGGAACGAATGGACATCGGTGATACATTGACTAAACTCCAAGGAATCAAGaagaaatttcttaatttcattGTCATTGCCTAG